The following are encoded together in the Thermodesulfatator atlanticus DSM 21156 genome:
- a CDS encoding sodium-dependent transporter, giving the protein MPARERWATRIGLILAMAGNAVGLGNFLRFPTQAAENGGGVFMIPYMISLVLIAIPLMWVEWAIGRYGGVRGHGTTPAIFRLLWKHPVAKYIGVLGLFVPFVVSCYYIYIESWTLGYAILSIAGKLPHPAATAASPVEYLKPFKSFLETYTGMGKGLFYHPSYLAYFFFVLTVGLNVLILLKGISGGIERFAKVAMPLLFLFAVILMIRVITLETPYGTAVAGLNFLWQPDWSQLTNPKIWLAAAGQVFFTLSLGFGAIITYASYLKRNDDITLSALTASSLNEAAEVILGGSIAIPAAAAFFGVAAAQAIAASGAFNLAFVSLPAIFANIPLGQVFGFLWFILLFFAGLTSSVAITQPIIAFLEDEFKLTRPQAVLATMVVLFSVAHVAIFLNGALDEMDFWAGTFCVVLFALCEVLIFFWAFSPSQAWAEINRGGFIKLPRVFFFIMRYVTPFFLTIILIWWIVTVLPGYIAKSTWTSWLTRQLLLTIMAVLCFLVYLQEKRRRKKS; this is encoded by the coding sequence ATGCCAGCAAGAGAGCGTTGGGCCACCCGTATTGGACTCATTTTGGCGATGGCTGGCAATGCCGTTGGTCTTGGTAATTTCTTACGGTTCCCCACCCAGGCGGCAGAAAATGGCGGTGGGGTTTTTATGATTCCTTATATGATTTCCCTGGTTCTTATAGCTATTCCCCTTATGTGGGTGGAATGGGCCATTGGCCGCTACGGAGGTGTGAGGGGCCATGGGACCACGCCTGCTATTTTCCGTCTCTTATGGAAACATCCCGTGGCCAAATATATCGGAGTCCTTGGGCTTTTTGTACCTTTTGTGGTGTCATGTTATTACATCTACATTGAAAGCTGGACCCTTGGTTATGCCATCTTATCCATTGCGGGCAAGCTTCCTCATCCAGCAGCAACCGCAGCATCTCCCGTAGAATATCTAAAGCCCTTTAAGTCTTTTCTAGAAACTTATACCGGAATGGGAAAAGGCTTGTTTTATCATCCCAGTTATCTGGCCTATTTCTTTTTTGTACTTACCGTGGGCCTTAATGTCTTGATTCTTCTAAAAGGTATTTCTGGTGGCATTGAACGTTTTGCCAAGGTCGCTATGCCGCTTCTTTTTCTCTTTGCGGTGATCTTGATGATAAGGGTAATCACCCTTGAAACCCCTTATGGTACTGCTGTTGCAGGGCTTAACTTTTTGTGGCAGCCAGATTGGTCTCAGCTTACTAATCCCAAGATATGGCTTGCCGCAGCTGGCCAAGTCTTCTTCACTTTAAGCCTTGGTTTTGGAGCAATAATCACTTACGCGTCTTATCTTAAGCGCAACGATGACATTACCCTTTCGGCACTTACAGCTTCATCCCTTAACGAAGCGGCTGAAGTTATCCTGGGTGGCTCTATTGCTATCCCTGCAGCTGCGGCTTTTTTTGGTGTTGCGGCGGCCCAGGCTATCGCGGCAAGTGGGGCCTTTAACCTGGCCTTTGTCAGTCTTCCTGCGATTTTTGCCAATATTCCCTTGGGTCAGGTGTTTGGTTTCCTCTGGTTTATCCTGCTTTTCTTTGCGGGGCTTACCTCTTCGGTGGCCATAACCCAACCCATCATTGCCTTCCTAGAAGACGAGTTTAAGCTTACTCGCCCTCAGGCGGTGTTGGCTACCATGGTGGTGCTTTTTTCAGTGGCACACGTGGCCATTTTCTTAAACGGTGCCCTGGATGAAATGGATTTTTGGGCGGGGACTTTCTGCGTGGTGCTTTTTGCCCTTTGCGAAGTATTAATCTTTTTCTGGGCCTTTAGTCCTTCTCAGGCCTGGGCAGAGATAAACCGCGGGGGTTTTATCAAGCTTCCTCGCGTATTTTTCTTCATTATGCGCTATGTAACGCCATTTTTCCTGACCATCATTTTGATATGGTGGATAGTCACAGTGCTCCCTGGATACATCGCTAAAAGCACCTGGACTTCCTGGCTTACCCGACAACTCCTGCTAACTATTATGGCGGTTCTTTGTTTTCTGGTTTATCTTCAAGAGAAGAGAAGGAGAAAAAAATCATGA
- a CDS encoding replication-associated recombination protein A, which produces MEKGLFRVKAPLAERLRPRSLDEFVGQRHLLAEGKFLRSVLAKKKLPSLILWGPPGCGKTTLARLLAKEIAASFLSVSAVDAGVKDLRKVLMEAEKLRSLGREAILFIDEIHRFNKAQQDFLLPYVEEGLLTLIGATTENPSFRVIAPLLSRAKVLVLEPLTTEEILIILKRALEDPRGFGGLKINVEEGVLEILARASEGDARVALNFLEILVTSAEEKEGTLTITKRHLEELSLARPLLYDQSGEEHYNLLSAFHKSLRGSDPDAAVYWMVRMLEAGEDPLVIARRLVAAAAEDVGLADPVALQIALAAKDAVEFLGLPEGELALTQAVIYVALAPKSNAAYKALSLAREDVKKHGALPVPLHLRNPETKLMKELGYGKGYQYPHNFPGGYVPQEYLPEKLKGKRYYHPTDRGREKELSVRLKRLLGAKTK; this is translated from the coding sequence GTGGAAAAGGGTCTTTTCAGGGTTAAGGCACCTTTAGCTGAGCGGCTGAGACCACGAAGTCTTGATGAATTCGTTGGCCAAAGGCATCTCCTAGCGGAAGGCAAATTCCTGCGAAGTGTGCTAGCCAAGAAAAAACTCCCCTCTCTTATCCTTTGGGGGCCGCCAGGTTGCGGGAAGACCACTCTAGCCAGGCTCTTGGCAAAAGAGATTGCGGCGTCCTTTTTAAGTGTTAGCGCTGTGGATGCCGGGGTAAAAGACCTGCGCAAGGTCTTGATGGAGGCAGAAAAATTACGCTCGCTAGGGCGTGAGGCCATTCTTTTTATAGATGAAATTCACCGCTTTAATAAAGCCCAGCAGGATTTTCTTTTGCCTTACGTGGAAGAAGGCCTTTTGACCTTAATCGGAGCCACTACGGAAAACCCTTCTTTCAGGGTTATTGCACCCCTTCTATCCCGGGCAAAGGTCCTGGTGCTTGAACCCCTTACCACTGAAGAAATTCTCATCATTTTAAAACGGGCTTTGGAAGATCCCAGGGGATTTGGGGGCTTAAAAATAAATGTTGAAGAAGGAGTCTTGGAGATTTTGGCAAGAGCTTCAGAGGGTGATGCCAGGGTGGCGCTTAATTTTCTGGAGATACTTGTCACGAGTGCTGAAGAAAAAGAAGGAACCCTAACAATAACCAAAAGACATCTTGAAGAGCTTTCTCTTGCCAGGCCCCTTCTTTACGACCAAAGTGGCGAAGAGCATTACAATCTCCTTTCGGCCTTTCATAAAAGTTTGAGGGGAAGTGATCCCGATGCCGCTGTTTACTGGATGGTGCGCATGCTTGAGGCCGGTGAAGATCCCCTTGTTATTGCAAGGCGACTGGTGGCGGCAGCTGCGGAAGACGTTGGTCTTGCAGATCCTGTGGCCTTGCAAATAGCCCTTGCAGCCAAGGATGCCGTTGAGTTTTTGGGGCTTCCTGAAGGGGAATTGGCGCTAACTCAGGCGGTAATTTACGTAGCTCTTGCCCCTAAAAGCAATGCTGCCTACAAAGCGCTCTCCCTTGCGCGTGAGGACGTGAAAAAACACGGCGCCCTTCCTGTGCCTTTGCACCTGCGTAATCCTGAGACAAAACTCATGAAAGAACTTGGCTATGGTAAGGGTTATCAATACCCCCATAACTTTCCAGGGGGTTATGTTCCTCAAGAATACCTTCCAGAAAAATTAAAAGGAAAAAGATACTATCATCCTACGGACAGGGGCCGAGAAAAAGAACTTAGTGTGCGATTAAAACGCCTGCTCGGCGCAAAAACCAAATAA
- a CDS encoding pyridoxine 5'-phosphate synthase produces MPVELINQQKKRIPVKWLGEKLAQALSLLGIPEKEATFIFVDDETITTYNELYLNRPYPTNVISFSQREGPFVELQPNLLGDVLISVDTAFKEAETYGIPKKHYLLLLAIHGLLHLLGHEHEGGRFAAKLMLEKEIKLVRSLLGRAGRKAVLFLQRREYMPAKLAVNVDHVATVREARKVNYPDPIHAAVLAELGGAHGIVVHLREDRRHIQDRDVRILREIVKTKLVLEMAATDEMINFAKEVRPDQVTLVPERRQEITTEGGLVVKGRISKVRKAVEDLKEAGLKVSIFIDPDEEQLKAAAKTGADIVELHTGNYAEAKGPEEMDLEFSRLEEAARVARELGFEVHAGHGLHYGNISPVAAIPEIEEFSIGHAIVARAIMVGMKEAVEEMLFLIEKAR; encoded by the coding sequence ATGCCCGTTGAGTTAATAAATCAGCAAAAAAAACGCATTCCTGTTAAGTGGCTTGGGGAGAAGTTAGCCCAGGCCCTTTCTCTTTTGGGGATTCCAGAAAAAGAAGCCACTTTCATTTTTGTTGATGATGAGACCATCACCACCTATAACGAACTTTATCTGAACCGCCCTTATCCCACCAACGTTATTTCCTTTTCCCAGCGTGAGGGTCCTTTTGTTGAGCTTCAACCGAACCTTTTAGGCGATGTGCTCATCTCGGTTGACACAGCTTTTAAGGAAGCTGAGACTTACGGAATCCCTAAAAAACATTACCTCTTGCTCCTTGCCATTCACGGGCTTCTGCATCTTTTAGGCCATGAACACGAAGGGGGCCGTTTTGCAGCCAAGTTAATGCTCGAAAAGGAGATAAAACTGGTCAGAAGCCTTTTAGGCAGGGCAGGGCGCAAGGCTGTATTATTCTTGCAAAGGAGGGAGTATATGCCTGCTAAACTGGCAGTTAATGTTGATCACGTTGCTACGGTGCGTGAGGCCCGCAAAGTTAATTATCCTGATCCGATACATGCTGCGGTGCTTGCCGAGCTTGGTGGTGCCCACGGTATTGTGGTTCACCTGCGTGAAGACCGCCGCCATATACAGGACCGTGACGTGCGTATTTTACGCGAGATCGTAAAAACCAAGCTGGTGCTTGAGATGGCTGCCACTGACGAGATGATAAATTTTGCCAAAGAGGTCAGGCCTGATCAGGTAACCCTTGTACCAGAGCGTCGTCAGGAGATAACCACCGAAGGCGGTCTGGTGGTAAAGGGCCGTATAAGCAAAGTGCGCAAAGCCGTTGAAGACTTAAAAGAAGCTGGTCTTAAGGTGAGTATTTTTATTGATCCCGATGAGGAACAATTAAAGGCCGCTGCCAAAACAGGGGCAGACATCGTTGAGCTGCATACGGGGAATTACGCTGAGGCCAAAGGCCCGGAAGAGATGGACTTAGAATTTTCGCGCCTTGAAGAGGCCGCGCGGGTGGCGAGAGAGCTAGGCTTTGAGGTGCATGCTGGCCATGGATTACATTATGGCAACATCTCCCCCGTGGCTGCTATCCCTGAGATAGAAGAATTCAGCATTGGCCACGCCATTGTGGCGCGTGCCATTATGGTGGGAATGAAAGAGGCCGTGGAGGAGATGCTTTTCTTGATAGAAAAGGCCCGTTAG
- a CDS encoding ATP-binding protein, with amino-acid sequence MTVLTRETELTVKEDLWFPYYLQNILDFVKAGVILLSPEGKILFANKMALELLKDNDLEGKDFSLFFTQQDREIFWPNVLTILENEGLYEGEGYLVPHEGDGFVAQFHFLRYEPEGAPPFIVLTFQNLSHLKKLEKSLREAKHLAFLGRMLSDISHHVRNPISVIGGLARRLKESPEKVSSYSSALIYQCERLEELLSSLERFVLLRKPCFKPAEGKEIIEILKEKFEIELSGENPELVLNTKGFNSFVFYTDPELLIEALSEIIKNALESHRLLSHAEPVSFSAKVCENQVVFEVKDNGPGISLDVLPYIFNPFFTTKSGHFGMGLTYATRIMEELGGEIEVLNLSNPTVFRVFIPLDRRRPERRYLLFKALDK; translated from the coding sequence ATGACTGTTTTAACCCGCGAAACCGAACTTACTGTTAAAGAAGACTTATGGTTCCCCTATTATTTGCAAAATATTCTTGATTTTGTTAAAGCAGGGGTCATTCTCCTTTCTCCTGAAGGAAAAATTTTATTTGCCAACAAAATGGCTTTAGAGCTACTCAAAGACAATGATCTCGAAGGAAAAGATTTTTCTCTCTTTTTCACCCAGCAAGACAGGGAAATTTTCTGGCCCAATGTGCTTACCATCCTTGAAAACGAAGGCCTTTATGAAGGGGAAGGCTATTTGGTCCCGCACGAAGGAGATGGCTTTGTGGCACAGTTTCATTTTTTGCGCTATGAACCAGAGGGAGCGCCGCCATTTATCGTGCTTACCTTTCAAAACCTCAGCCATTTGAAAAAACTTGAAAAATCCCTGCGCGAAGCCAAACATCTTGCTTTTTTGGGCCGCATGCTTTCAGATATCTCACATCACGTGCGCAATCCCATTTCTGTGATTGGCGGGCTTGCCAGGCGCTTAAAAGAATCCCCTGAAAAAGTTAGTTCCTATTCTTCTGCGCTCATATATCAGTGCGAAAGGCTAGAAGAACTTCTTTCTTCTTTGGAGCGTTTTGTTCTGTTACGCAAGCCGTGTTTTAAGCCTGCTGAAGGTAAAGAGATCATCGAAATTTTGAAAGAAAAGTTTGAGATTGAGTTGAGCGGAGAAAATCCCGAGTTAGTTTTAAACACCAAAGGGTTTAATTCTTTTGTTTTTTATACGGATCCTGAACTTTTGATCGAGGCCCTTTCAGAGATTATAAAAAACGCCCTGGAATCTCACCGTCTTTTAAGTCATGCTGAGCCGGTCTCTTTTTCAGCGAAGGTGTGCGAAAATCAAGTAGTTTTCGAAGTGAAAGATAACGGCCCAGGAATCTCTTTAGATGTTTTACCTTATATTTTTAATCCCTTTTTTACCACCAAATCAGGCCATTTTGGGATGGGGCTTACTTATGCCACCAGGATCATGGAGGAGCTTGGTGGAGAAATAGAGGTACTTAATCTTTCGAACCCAACGGTTTTTAGAGTGTTCATCCCCCTTGATCGTCGTCGTCCCGAAAGGCGCTATCTTCTTTTCAAAGCCCTTGATAAATAG